Proteins co-encoded in one Carassius carassius chromosome 35, fCarCar2.1, whole genome shotgun sequence genomic window:
- the LOC132116442 gene encoding myosin-7-like isoform X1, giving the protein MGDALMEEFGPAAPFLRKSDKERLEAQTRPFDMKKECFVPDPEVEYVKASVTSRDGDKVTVDTEFGKTVTVKEADVHPQNPPKFDKIEDMAMFTFLHEPAVLFNLKERYAAWMIYTYSGLFCVTVNPYKWLPVYNQEVVIAYRGKKRTEAPPHIFSISDNAYQYMLSDRENQSVLITGESGAGKTVNTKRVIQYFASIAAATTGKKDPSMEKKGTLEDQIIQCNPALEAFGNAKTIRNDNSSRFGKFIRIHFGVSGKLASADIETYLLEKSRVTYQLKAERDYHIFYQILSQKKPELLEMLLITNNPYDYSYISQGETQVASINDGDELMATDEAFDVLGFTQEEKNSIYKLIGAVMHYGNMRFKQKQREEQAEADGTEDADKVAYLMGLNSADLIKGLCHPRVKVGNEWVTKGQNVQQVYYSIGALAKSVYEKMFLWMVVRINQSLDTKQPRQYFIGVLDIAGFEIFDFNTFEQLCINFTNEKLQQFFNHHMFVLEQEEYKKEGIEWEFIDFGMDLQACIELIEKPMGIMSILEEECMFPKASDTTFKAKLYDNHLGKNPNFQKPRIVKGKPEAHFALVHYAGTVDYNISNWLVKNKDPLNETVVGLFQKSTLKLLGILFANYASADSAAESGGKGGKGGSKKKGSSFQTVSALHRENLNKLMTNLRSTHPHFVRCLIPNETKTPGAMENPLVMHQLRCNGVLEGIRICRKGFPNRILYGDFKQRYRILNPAAIPEGQFIDNKKGAEKLLGSLDIDHNQYKLGHTKVFFKAGLLGQLEEMRDDRLALIITGIQARSRGFLSRIEFQKIVERRDSLLVIQWNVRAFMGVKNWPWMKLYFKIKPLLKSAETEKEMANMKEEFTKLKEAFAKSESRKKELEEKMVSLLQEKNDLQLAMQSEQDNLADAEERCEGLIKSKIQLEAKVKELTERVEDEEEMNAELTAKKRKLEDECSELKKDIDDLELTLAKVEKEKHATENKVKNLTEEMAALDEIIAKLTKEKKALQEAHQQTLDDLQSEEDKVNTLTKAKAKLEQQVDDLEGSLEQEKKIRMDLERAKRKLEGDLKLTQENVMDLENDKQQMEERLKKKDFEISQLNSKIEDEQAMAAQLQKKLKELQARIEELEEELEAERAARAKVEKQRADLSRELEEISERLEEAGGATAAQIEMNKKREAEFQKLRRDLEEATLQHEATAATLRKKHADSVADLGEQIDNLQRVKQKLEKEKSELRLELDDVVSNMEQLVKAKANLEKMCRTLEDQMSEYRTKAEEGQRTINDFTMQKAKLQTENGELSRQLEEKDSLVSQLTRGKQSYTQQIEDLKRQLEEEVKAKNALAHAVQSARHDSDLLREQFEEEQEAKAELQRSLSKANSEVAQWRTKYETDAIQRTEELEDAKKKLAQRLQDAEEAVEAVNAKCSSLEKTKHRLQNEIEDLMVDVERSNAAAAALDKKQRNFDKVLAEWKQKYEESQTELESSQKEARSLSTELFKLKNSYEESLDHLESMKRENKNLQEEIADLTEQLGESGKNIHELEKVRKQLEQEKQEIQTALEEAEGSLEHEEGKILRAQLEFNQVKADIERKLTEKDEEMEQSKRNQQRMVDTLQSSLESETRSRNEALRLKKKMEGDLNEMEIQLSQANRQASEAQKQLKGLHGHLKDAQMQLDDALRGNDDLKENIAIVERRNNLLQAELDELRSLVEQTERGRKLAEQELLDVSERVQLLHSQNTSLLNQKKKLEGDNTQLQTEVEEAVQECRNAEEKAKKAITDAAMMAEELKKEQDTSAHLERMKKNMEQTIKDLQHRLDEAEQIAMKGGKKQVQKLEARVRELENEVELEQRKASDSVKGIRKYERRIKELTYQTEEDRKNLARLQDLVDKLQLKVKSYKRAAEEAEEQSNSNLTKFRKIQHELDEAEERADIAESQVNKMRAKSRDSGPKKGADEE; this is encoded by the exons ATGGGGGATGCTTTGATGGAGGAGTTTGGTCCTGCTGCTCCGTTTCTACGGAAGTCAGACAAGGAGCGTCTAGAGGCCCAAACTCGGCCCTTCGACATGAAGAAGGAATGCTTTGTGCCTGATCCTGAGGTTGAGTACGTCAAAGCCTCCGTCACCAGCAGAGACGGTGACAAAGTCACTGTAGACACTGAATTTGGGAAG ACAGTAACTGTGAAGGAGGCTGATGTTCATCCTCAGAACCCGCCAAAGTTTGATAAAATTGAGGACATGGCGATGTTCACCTTCCTGCACGAGCCTGCTGTGCTGTTTAACCTCAAAGAGCGTTACGCAGCCTGGATGATCTAC ACCTACTCTGGGCTCTTCTGTGTCACTGTGAACCCCTACAAATGGCTTCCAGTGTACAACCAGGAAGTCGTCATTGCCTACAGAGGAAAGAAACGAACTGAAGCTCCTCCTCACATCTTCTCCATCTCAGACAACGCCTACCAGTACATGCTGTCAG ACAGAGAAAACCAGTCCGTCCTGATCAC TGGAGAATCCGGTGCTGGAAAGACTGTAAACACTAAAAGAGTCATCCAGTACTTTGCCAGCATTGCAGCAGCGACAACCGGCAAGAAGGATCCATCAATGGAGAAAAAG GGTACTCTGGAGGATCAAATCATCCAGTGTAATCCTGCTCTGGAGGCCTTTGGGAATGCCAAGACCATCAGAAATGACAACTCTTCCAGATTT GGTAAATTTATCCGAATCCATTTTGGCGTCAGTGGAAAGTTAGCTTCTGCTGACATTGAGACAT atcTGCTGGAGAAGTCTCGTGTCACTTATCAGCTCAAGGCTGAGAGAGACTACCATATCTTCTACCAGATCCTGTCTCAGAAGAAACCAGAACTGCTGG AGATGTTGCTCATCACCAACAACCCCTATGACTACTCCTACATTTCCCAAGGAGAGACACAAGTGGCTTCTATTAATGATGGTGATGAGCTGATGGCCACTGAT GAAGCGTTTGATGTGTTGGGCTTCACCCAAGAGGAGAAAAACAGCATCTACAAGCTGATTGGTGCTGTCATGCACTACGGCAACATGAGGTTCAAGCAGAAGCAACGAGAGGAACAGGCAGAGGCTGATGGGACTGAGG atGCTGACAAAGTCGCATATCTGATGGGGCTAAACTCAGCTGACTTGATCAAGGGTTTGTGCCACCCGAGAGTTAAAGTAGGAAATGAGTGGGTCACCAAGGGACAAAATGTGCAGCAG GTGTACTACTCTATTGGTGCTCTGGCAAAGTCAGTGTACGAGAAGATGTTCCTCTGGATGGTTGTGAGAATCAACCAATCCCTGGACACCAAACAGCCTCGTCAGTACTTCATTGGTGTGCTGGACATTGCTGGATTTGAGATCTTTGAT TTCAACACCTTTGAGCAGCTGTGCATCAACTTCACTAATGAGAAGTTGCAGCAGTTCTTCAATCATCACATGTTTGTGCTGGAGCAAGAGGAATACAAGAAGGAGGGCATTGAGTGGGAGTTCATTGATTTTGGCATGGACTTACAGGCTTGTATTGAGTTAATTGAGAAG CCCATGGGTATCATGTCCATCCTTGAAGAGGAGTGCATGTTCCCCAAAGCCAGTGATACAACATTCAAAGCTAAGCTTTATGACAACCACTTGGGCAAAAACCCTAACTTCCAGAAGCCCAGGATTGTCAAGGGTAAACCAGAGGCCCATTTTGCCCTGGTTCACTACGCTGGCACTGTGGACTACAACATTTCAAACTGGCTGGTGAAGAACAAGGACCCTCTCAATGAGACGGTTGTAGGGTTGTTCCAGAAGTCAACTCTTAAGCTGTTGGGTATTTTGTTTGCTAATTATGCAAGTGCTGACTCAG CTGCTGAATCTGGAGGTAAGGGTGGTAAAGGAGGTAGCAAAAAGAAGGGCTCTTCTTTCCAGACAGTGTCAGCCCTCCACAGG GAGAACTTGAACAAGCTGATGACCAACTTGAGGTCAACTCACCCTCACTTTGTGCGTTGCCTGATTCCCAATGAGACTAAGACTCCTGGGGCGATGGAGAATCCTCTGGTCATGCACCAGCTGCGCTGTAACGGTGTGCTGGAGGGCATCAGAATCTGCAGAAAGGGCTTCCCCAACAGGATCCTGTATGGAGATTTCAAACAACG GTATCGCATCCTAAATCCTGCAGCTATCCCTGAGGGACAGTTCATTGATAACAAGAAGGGTGCAGAGAAACTTCTGGGTTCTCTAGATATTGATCACAACCAGTACAAATTAGGACACACCAAG GTGTTTTTTAAAGCTGGACTTCTAGGACAACTTGAGGAGATGCGAGATGACCGTCTTGCACTTATTATTACTGGAATTCAGGCTAGGTCTCGTGGTTTTCTATCAAGAATTGAGTTCCAGAAAATTGTGGAAAGAAG AGATTCTTTGTTGGTGATCCAGTGGAACGTACGTGCCTTCATGGGTGTCAAGAATTGGCCCTGGATGAAGCTGTACTTCAAGATTAAGCCTCTGCTGAAATCTGCTGAGACTGAGAAAGAAATGGCCAACATGAAGGAAGAATTCACCAAGTTGAAGGAGGCTTTTGCAAAATCTGAATCCCGCAAAAAGGAACTTGAGGAAAAAATGGTTTCTCTTCTCCAAGAGAAGAATGACCTCCAGCTTGCAATGCAGTCT GAGCAAGATAATCTTGCAGATGCTGAGGAGAGATGTGAGGGTCTGATCAAGAGCAAGATCCAGCTTGAAGCCAAAGTCAAAGAGCTGACTGAGAGggtggaagatgaagaagaaatgAATGCTGAGTTGACTGCCAAGAAACGGAAGCTGGAGGATGAATGTTCTGAGCTCAAGAAGGACATTGATGACCTTGAGCTCACTCTGGCCAAAGTGGAGAAAGAGAAACATGCAACTGAGAACAAG GTCAAAAACCTGACAGAAGAGATGGCAGCTTTGGATGAGATCATCGCTAAGCTGACCAAGGAGAAGAAAGCTCTGCAGGAGGCCCATCAGCAAACGCTGGATGACCTCCAGAGTGAGGAAGACAAAGTCAACACACTCACTAAAGCCAAAGCCAAGCTGGAGCAACAAGTGGACGAT CTTGAAGGTTCTCTGgaacaagaaaagaaaattcgCATGGATCTTGAGAGAGCTAAAAGAAAGCTTGAGGGTGACTTAAAGTTGACTCAAGAGAATGTGATGGATTTGGAAAACGATAAGCAGCAGATGGAGGAGCGGCTAAAGAA AAAAGACTTTGAAATAAGCCAGCTCAATAGCAAGATTGAAGATGAGCAGGCAATGGCAGCCCAACTTCAGAAGAAACTGAAGGAGCTGCAG GCTCGCattgaagagctggaggaagagcTGGAGGCTGAGAGAGCTGCTCGTGCCAAAGTTGAGAAGCAGAGAGCTGATCTGTCCAGAGAACTGGAGGAGATCAGTGAAAGGCTGGAGGAGGctggtggagccactgcagcccAGATTGAGATGAACAAGAAACGTGAAGCTGAGTTCCAGAAGCTGCGTAGAGATCTTGAAGAGGCCACTCTACAACATGAAGCCACCGCTGCTACACTGAGGAAGAAACATGCCGACAGTGTGGCTGATCTGGGAGAACAGATTGACAACCTTCAGAGAGTGAAGCAGAAGCTGGAGAAAGAGAAGAGTGAACTCAGACTGGAACTGGACGATGTGGTCTCCAACATGGAGCAGCTTGTAAAGGCAAAG GCAAACTTGGAGAAAATGTGCAGAACTCTGGAAGACCAGATGAGTGAGTACAGAACCAAAGCTGAGGAAGGCCAGCGTACTATCAATGATTTCACTATGCAAAAAGCCAAGCTGCAAACTGAGAATG GTGAACTGTCTAGACAGCTAGAGGAAAAAGACTCCCTGGTGTCTCAGCTGACTAGAGGCAAGCAGTCCTACACTCAGCAGATTGAAGATCTCAAGAGACAACTAGAGGAGGAAGTCAAG gCTAAGAATGCCCTGGCCCATGCAGTTCAATCTGCTCGTCATGACTCTGATCTGCTGAGGGAGCAGTTTGAGGAGGAGCAGGAAGCCAAAGCTGAGCTGCAGCGGAGTCTGTCAAAGGCAAACTCTGAGGTGGCTCAGTGGAGAACCAAGTATGAAACTGATGCCATCCAGAGGACTGAGGAGCTGGAGGATGCCAA GAAGAAGCTGGCTCAGCGTCTGCAAGATGCAGAAGAAGCTGTGGAAGCCGTCAATGCCAAATGCTCCTCACTGGAGAAGACCAAACACAGGCTGCAGAATGAGATTGAAGATCTCATGGTGGATGTGGAGAGATccaatgctgctgctgctgctctggACAAGAAGCAAAGAAACTTTGATAAA GTCCTTGCTGAGTGGAAGCAGAAGTATGAGGAATCCCAAACTGAACTGGAAAGTTCCCAGAAAGAAGCCAGATCTCTGAGCACTGAACTCTTTAAATTGAAAAACTCATACGAGGAGTCACTGGACCACCTGGAGAGCATGAAGAGGGAGAACAAGAATCTCCAAG AGGAAATCGCTGACCTCACTGAGCAACTTGGTGAGAGTGGGAAGAATATTCATGAGCTGGAGAAAGTTCGAAAACAACTGGAGCAGGAGAAACAAGAGATACAAACTGCTTTGGAGGAGGCTGAG GGTTCCCTTGAACATGAGGAAGGCAAGATACTTAGAGCTCAACTGGAGTTCAATCAAGTAAAGGCTGATATTGAACGTAAGCTGACTGAGAAAGATGAAGAGATGGAGCAGTCCAAGAGGAACCAGCAGAGAATGGTTGATACTCTGCAGAGCTCACTGGAATCAGAGACTCGCAGCAGGAATGAAGCTCTCAGACTGAAGAAGAAGATGGAGGGAGACCTCAATGAGATGGAGATTCAGCTCAGCCAGGCTAACAGACAGGCATCAGAAGCCCAGAAGCAACTCAAGGGTCTTCATGGACATCTCAAG GATGCCCAAATGCAGCTGGATGATGCTCTGCGTGGTAATGATGATCTCAAAGAGAACATCGCCATCGTGGAGAGACGCAACAATCTGCTGCAGGCTGAACTGGATGAGCTGAGATCTCTGGTGGAACAGACTGAGAGAGGAAGGAAACTGGCTGAGCAGGAACTGCTGGACGTCAGTGAGAGAGTCCAGCTCCTGCATTCTCAG AACACCAGCCTGCTGAATCAGAAGAAGAAGCTGGAGGGAGATAATACTCAGCTTCAGACTGAGGTTGAGGAGGCAGTGCAGGAGTGCAGGAATGCTGAGGAAAAAGCCAAGAAGGCTATCACTGATGCTGCCATGATGGCAGAAGAGCTGAAGAAGGAGCAGGACACCAGCGCTCATCTGGAGCGCATGAAGAAGAACATGGAGCAGACCATCAAGGACCTGCAGCACCGTCTGGATGAAGCTGAGCAGATCGCCATGAAGGGAGGCAAGAAGCAGGTCCAGAAACTGGAAGCCAGG GTGAGAGAGCTGGAAAATGAGGTGGAGCTGGAACAGAGAAAGGCCAGTGACTCTGTCAAGGGGATTCGTAAATATGAGAGACGCATCAAAGAACTCACCTatcag ACTGAGGAAGACCGAAAGAATCTGGCTCGCTTGCAGGATCTGGTGGACAAACTACAGCTGAAGGTCAAGTCTTACAAGAGAGCTGCTGAGGAAGCT GAAGAACAATCCAATTCTAATCTGACCAAGTTCCGTAAGATTCAGCATGAGCTGGATGAAGCAGAGGAGAGGGCTGATATTGCTGAATCTCAGGTCAACAAGATGAGAGCCAAGAGCCGTGATTCAGGACCCAAG AAAGGGGCTGATGAGGAGTGA